One window of Paroedura picta isolate Pp20150507F chromosome 2, Ppicta_v3.0, whole genome shotgun sequence genomic DNA carries:
- the LOC143829552 gene encoding protein lifeguard 3-like, translating into MSYPSAPPVYDDRNPHYPPPHGGYSGGYPAGYPAGYPGAYPQPPPYSSGYPQPAPPMPTPPMNFGDNYGSSGIEGNEVFSSSDWDDKKVRHRFIRKVYSIISVQLLVTVGIIAVFTFVTPVNTFVKRNLAVYYASYAVFLVTYLVLVCCEGPRRRFPWNIILLSIFTLAMGFMTGTIASVYSTRAVFLAMLITAIVAIIVTIFCFQTKVDFTSCTGMFCALGIVVMVTGIITAIVLSFQYVYWLHMLYAAIGAIAFTLFLAYDTQLMLGNRKHTISPEEYVFGALKIYTDIMYIFTFLLQIIGSRD; encoded by the exons ATGTCCTATCCCAGTGCTCCTCCAGTTTATGATGACAGAAACCCCCACTATCCACCTCCCCATGGGGGATATTCTGGAGGATATCCTGCTGGATACCCTGCTGGATACCCTGGGGCTTATCCACAACCTCCACCATATAGTAGTGGATATCCACAACCAGCTCCTCCAATGCCAACACCTCCGATGAACTTTG GTGACAATTATGGCAGTAGTGGTATAGAAGGGAATGAGGTCTTCAGTTCTTCAGACTGGGATGACAAGAAAGTTCGACATCGGTTCATCCGCAAG GTTTACAGCATCATCTCAGTGCAGCTGCTTGTGACTGTGGGCATCATTGCAGTTTTTACCTTTGT GACCCCTGTAAACACCTTTGTGAAAAGGAATCTTGCTGTGTATTATGCATCTTA TGCTGTATTCCTGGTCACTTATCTGGTGTTGGTGTGCTGTGAAGGCCCAAG GAGGCGTTTTCCATGGAACATCATCCTTCTGTCTATCTTT ACATTGGCCATGGGGTTCATGACAGGCACCATTGCTAG CGTATATAGTACGAGAGCAGTTTTCCTTGCCATGTTAATCACAGCCATCGTGGCCATAATAGTCACTATCTTCTGCTTCCAGACAAAG GTGGATTTTACATCCTGTACTGGCATGTTCTGCGCACTGGGTATTGTCGTCATGGTGACTGGGATTATCACAGCAATTGTCCTGTCCTTCCAATAT GTTTACTGGCTCCACATGTTGTATGCGGCTATTGGTGCCATAGCTTTCACCCTG tttcTTGCATACGATACCCAGTTGAtgttgggcaacagaaaacacacGATCAGCCCTGAGGAATATGTCTTTGGAGCCCTCAAGATATACACGGACATAATGTACATCTTTACTTTCCTCTTGCAGATTATAGGCAGCAGAGATTAG